The following are from one region of the Carnobacterium gallinarum DSM 4847 genome:
- the pdxK gene encoding pyridoxine/pyridoxal/pyridoxamine kinase, whose amino-acid sequence MTTFPKTLTIAGSDSSGGAGLQADLKTFDEYSTYGMAAITLLVTMDPDNGWHHNVHPIDVTLVDEQLKTILAGGEISATKTGMLGSVPIIELVEQTIKDKELKNIVIDPVMICKGEDEVLNPESADALRDKLVPLATVTTPNLFEAGVLSGLGKLESIEDMKEAAKKIHELGAKNVVIKGGKALAGEKAIDLFYDGADFTILETEKIEPAHNHGAGCTFAAAITAGLANGLTVKESVLKAKDFVTEAIRSGFAFNEYVGPVFHGGYRLTKQEKI is encoded by the coding sequence ATGACAACATTTCCAAAAACTTTAACAATTGCAGGTAGTGATTCTAGCGGTGGTGCAGGTTTGCAAGCTGATTTGAAGACCTTTGATGAATACAGCACGTATGGTATGGCAGCTATTACTTTATTAGTAACAATGGATCCAGATAACGGATGGCACCATAATGTTCATCCAATCGACGTTACTTTAGTTGACGAGCAATTAAAAACTATTTTAGCTGGTGGCGAAATAAGTGCAACAAAAACAGGTATGTTAGGCAGCGTACCAATTATTGAATTAGTTGAACAAACGATTAAAGATAAAGAATTAAAAAATATTGTCATCGATCCTGTCATGATCTGTAAAGGCGAAGATGAAGTTTTAAATCCTGAAAGCGCAGATGCTTTGCGTGATAAATTAGTTCCATTAGCAACTGTCACAACACCTAATTTATTTGAAGCAGGTGTTTTATCTGGTCTAGGTAAACTAGAATCGATTGAAGATATGAAAGAAGCTGCGAAAAAAATCCATGAGCTAGGAGCAAAAAACGTTGTCATTAAAGGCGGAAAAGCTCTAGCTGGTGAGAAAGCTATCGACTTATTCTATGATGGTGCTGATTTCACTATACTTGAAACAGAAAAAATTGAACCTGCTCATAATCATGGTGCTGGGTGTACCTTTGCAGCAGCAATTACAGCTGGATTAGCAAATGGTTTGACCGTTAAAGAATCTGTCTTAAAAGCAAAAGATTTTGTCACTGAAGCAATTCGTAGTGGCTTTGCTTTTAATGAATATGTTGGCCCTG
- a CDS encoding DUF2273 domain-containing protein: MQKDPQRNPWYPYRGRILGLLLGLLVAILFITLGFGYTLLIILFAAVGYAVGAWRDGKLDISQWLTFFMK; encoded by the coding sequence ATGCAGAAAGATCCACAAAGAAATCCTTGGTATCCTTATAGAGGGCGTATTCTTGGTCTTTTATTAGGCTTACTAGTAGCGATTTTATTTATTACACTTGGGTTTGGTTATACGTTACTCATTATTTTATTTGCTGCCGTTGGTTATGCGGTCGGTGCTTGGCGAGATGGCAAACTTGATATTTCTCAATGGTTAACCTTCTTTATGAAGTAA
- a CDS encoding uracil-DNA glycosylase, translating into MKVLIHNDWQGILEEEFTAPYYQNLRNYLKKEYQEQRVYPDMYHIWQAFEWTPYEKVKVVILGQDPYHGPNQAHGLSFSVQPNVKVPPSLVNIYQELESDLGIPPVQHGYLKSWAEQGVLLMNTVLTVRAGQANSHRGQGWEQLTDAVIRKLNQHKTPLVFILWGSQSIAKKELIDTGKHVVIASPHPSPLSAYRGFFGSKPFSKANAALIQFDATPINWQLPQNVN; encoded by the coding sequence ATGAAAGTACTGATTCATAATGATTGGCAAGGCATTTTAGAAGAAGAATTCACTGCACCTTATTATCAAAATTTACGAAATTATTTAAAAAAAGAATATCAAGAACAACGAGTTTATCCAGATATGTATCATATTTGGCAAGCTTTTGAATGGACTCCTTATGAGAAGGTTAAGGTTGTTATCTTGGGACAAGATCCGTATCACGGACCAAACCAAGCGCATGGATTAAGTTTTTCCGTGCAACCTAATGTCAAAGTTCCCCCATCTTTAGTGAATATTTATCAAGAGCTAGAGTCGGATTTAGGAATTCCCCCTGTTCAACATGGGTATTTAAAATCTTGGGCAGAGCAAGGTGTTTTATTGATGAATACGGTTTTAACTGTACGAGCTGGTCAAGCGAATTCTCATCGAGGTCAAGGTTGGGAACAATTAACGGATGCTGTTATTCGTAAATTAAATCAACATAAAACACCTTTAGTTTTTATTTTATGGGGCAGTCAATCCATAGCTAAAAAAGAACTGATTGATACAGGTAAGCATGTTGTGATTGCCTCGCCACATCCTAGTCCATTATCTGCCTATCGAGGATTTTTTGGTTCAAAACCCTTTTCTAAAGCCAATGCGGCTTTAATTCAGTTTGATGCAACACCGATTAATTGGCAACTGCCACAAAATGTAAATTAA
- a CDS encoding VOC family protein: MIESIGQVMLYVQDQRSIADFWVNQVGFVKVGETSNGHGGFSIEIAPREGTDTSFVLHNRALIEKLQPELNLGTPSILFSSFDLETTYNDFKKKNITVGDLVEMEGMKVFNFADIEGNYFAIREI; encoded by the coding sequence ATGATTGAGTCAATCGGACAAGTGATGTTATACGTGCAAGATCAAAGAAGCATTGCAGATTTTTGGGTAAATCAAGTTGGATTTGTTAAAGTTGGAGAAACAAGCAACGGGCATGGTGGATTTTCAATTGAGATTGCTCCTCGTGAAGGAACAGATACAAGTTTTGTCTTACACAATCGAGCCTTAATTGAAAAATTACAACCAGAATTAAATTTGGGAACGCCCTCTATTTTATTCAGTAGCTTTGACTTAGAAACTACGTACAATGATTTTAAGAAAAAAAATATCACAGTTGGTGATTTGGTAGAAATGGAAGGCATGAAAGTCTTTAACTTTGCAGATATTGAAGGCAATTATTTTGCTATCAGAGAAATCTAG
- the amaP gene encoding alkaline shock response membrane anchor protein AmaP codes for MNLFNRILLSLISLIGLFLMVVVAAILYPIPYVSQWVTFGWIHGSGFDYTIVILCGILGIFFLILLLTAIFTSSPDQFLTLKTAMGMIEISKKTIESTAKRSFHDLPDVKNPKVKAKLRRKVSDTSIDVSVEVFDAKALPTLGEEIQALVKNSIESALEVKVSKIKVQIKETKMQPVTKSTKNHQSPRVI; via the coding sequence ATGAATCTGTTTAATCGCATCTTGCTTAGTTTGATTTCATTAATTGGTTTATTTTTAATGGTAGTTGTTGCAGCAATTCTCTATCCGATACCGTATGTATCTCAATGGGTTACATTTGGTTGGATTCATGGCAGTGGGTTTGACTATACTATCGTGATTCTATGCGGAATTTTAGGAATCTTTTTCTTGATTTTACTGCTAACAGCTATTTTTACATCAAGTCCAGATCAATTTTTAACGCTTAAAACGGCAATGGGAATGATTGAAATTTCTAAAAAAACGATTGAATCAACAGCTAAGCGTTCGTTTCATGATTTGCCTGATGTGAAGAATCCAAAAGTTAAAGCGAAGCTAAGACGTAAAGTTAGTGACACAAGTATTGATGTAAGTGTTGAAGTATTTGATGCTAAAGCTTTGCCAACCTTAGGAGAAGAAATTCAAGCTCTAGTAAAAAATAGTATTGAGAGCGCTTTAGAAGTGAAAGTTTCAAAAATAAAAGTGCAGATTAAGGAAACAAAGATGCAGCCAGTTACAAAATCAACAAAAAATCATCAGTCACCACGAGTAATTTAG
- the rpiA gene encoding ribose-5-phosphate isomerase RpiA, with product MNLKQMVGEKAAEYVKDGMVVGLGTGSTAYYMVEAVGRMVQEGMSIIGVTTSSQTTEQAEKLGIPLRSVDEVDVIDLTIDGADEISRDFQGTKGGGGALLFEKIVADYSKKVIWIVDESKMVEELGAFPLPVEVMPYGSLQLFRIFEKKGYKPAYRLDENGEKFVTDGGHLLIDLAMGTIEKPHELASWLDSLTGVVEHGLFLDRVNTVIVGYPEGPKVLEAR from the coding sequence ATGAATTTGAAGCAAATGGTTGGCGAAAAAGCCGCAGAGTACGTTAAGGATGGTATGGTTGTTGGGTTAGGAACAGGATCCACAGCCTATTATATGGTTGAGGCTGTAGGTAGAATGGTACAAGAAGGAATGTCGATTATTGGTGTAACGACATCTAGTCAAACAACAGAACAAGCTGAAAAATTAGGTATTCCTCTAAGAAGTGTGGATGAAGTTGATGTAATTGATTTAACGATTGATGGCGCGGATGAAATTAGCCGTGATTTTCAAGGAACTAAAGGTGGCGGTGGTGCCTTGTTATTTGAAAAAATTGTCGCAGATTATTCAAAAAAAGTAATTTGGATTGTGGATGAAAGTAAAATGGTTGAAGAACTTGGGGCTTTCCCTTTGCCTGTTGAGGTCATGCCTTATGGTAGCTTACAATTATTCAGAATTTTTGAAAAAAAAGGCTATAAACCTGCTTATCGTTTAGATGAAAATGGTGAAAAGTTTGTAACCGATGGTGGACATTTGCTGATTGACTTGGCGATGGGAACGATTGAAAAACCTCATGAATTAGCTAGCTGGTTAGACAGCTTAACCGGAGTTGTGGAACACGGTCTTTTCTTAGATCGCGTGAACACCGTTATTGTTGGCTATCCAGAGGG
- a CDS encoding ASCH domain-containing protein translates to MENESANKLWENFRMQNPSAPLTCEAWSFGNTKEMADELAELVLEGLKTATSSAFCFYEIDNEPVPKVGDYSIVLNGNDEAIGIIQNRKVTILAFDEVSEEIAIEEGEGDRTLEYWRKVHEEFFKRAFEEYDQLFSTDIMVVCEQFELVYAA, encoded by the coding sequence ATGGAGAATGAATCAGCTAATAAGTTGTGGGAAAATTTTAGAATGCAGAACCCAAGTGCTCCTTTAACTTGTGAAGCGTGGTCCTTTGGAAATACTAAGGAAATGGCTGATGAGTTAGCTGAGCTAGTTTTAGAAGGATTAAAAACAGCAACTAGTAGTGCTTTTTGTTTTTACGAAATAGATAATGAACCAGTACCAAAGGTAGGCGACTATTCGATTGTGTTAAATGGCAATGATGAAGCGATCGGAATTATTCAAAATCGTAAAGTAACGATTTTAGCTTTTGATGAAGTTTCAGAGGAAATTGCGATTGAAGAAGGCGAAGGCGATCGTACGTTAGAGTATTGGCGTAAAGTTCACGAAGAGTTTTTTAAGCGAGCCTTTGAGGAATATGATCAACTTTTTTCAACAGATATCATGGTTGTGTGTGAGCAATTTGAGCTAGTTTATGCAGCATAA
- a CDS encoding Asp23/Gls24 family envelope stress response protein, giving the protein MVETINGTTGAVQTQETHTNSLTYEDQVVKKIAGIATSEISGILSMSGGFISDLTDKFRSNGDITKGIDAEVGEKQVALDLKVICEYGKNIPEIFQQTISKVKKQIKDMTGLDVVEINMHVDDVMTRKEFDANNNSKAEEKTPAKPVNNDRVQ; this is encoded by the coding sequence ATGGTAGAAACAATTAATGGAACAACAGGAGCAGTTCAAACGCAAGAAACTCACACAAATTCATTAACTTATGAAGATCAGGTAGTTAAAAAAATTGCTGGGATTGCTACAAGTGAGATTTCAGGTATTCTTTCAATGAGTGGTGGCTTCATTAGTGATTTGACTGATAAATTTAGAAGCAATGGGGACATTACAAAAGGAATCGATGCAGAAGTTGGGGAAAAACAAGTAGCCTTAGATTTAAAAGTTATTTGTGAATATGGTAAAAATATTCCTGAAATTTTCCAACAAACAATTAGCAAAGTTAAAAAACAAATTAAAGATATGACAGGTTTAGATGTTGTTGAAATCAATATGCATGTTGATGATGTAATGACTCGTAAAGAATTTGATGCAAATAATAATTCTAAAGCGGAAGAGAAAACTCCAGCGAAACCAGTAAATAATGATAGAGTTCAATAA
- the pta gene encoding phosphate acetyltransferase, translated as MELFDSLKFKIVRKKIRIVFPEGTEPRIIGAAVRLASEELVTPVLIGSEVAVREAAQHRGFIVDNLEIIDPNNYPAIDEMVAAFVERRKGKVTEEQARELLKDENYFGTMLTYMGLTDGLVSGAVHSTGDTVRPALQIIKTKPGVSRTSGAFIMLRGRDNEKYLFSDCAINVNPNAQELAEIAVESAKTAALFDIEPKVAMLSFSTKGSANAPEAKKVEEATKIAQEMAPELSIDGELQFDAAYVASVGQQKAPGSEVAGHATVFVFPELQSGNIGYKIAQRFGNFEAIGPILQGLNKPVSDLSRGCNEEDVYKLSIITAAQSLMN; from the coding sequence GTGGAATTATTTGATAGCCTAAAATTTAAAATTGTTAGAAAAAAAATTAGAATTGTTTTTCCAGAAGGAACTGAACCTCGTATTATTGGTGCTGCAGTTCGTTTAGCATCTGAAGAATTAGTAACGCCTGTTTTAATCGGTAGCGAAGTAGCGGTTAGAGAAGCAGCGCAACACCGTGGATTTATTGTTGATAATTTAGAAATTATTGACCCTAACAACTATCCTGCAATCGATGAAATGGTAGCTGCTTTTGTGGAACGTCGCAAAGGTAAAGTAACAGAAGAGCAAGCTAGAGAATTGCTAAAAGACGAAAACTATTTTGGTACAATGTTAACTTATATGGGCTTAACAGATGGTTTAGTAAGTGGTGCAGTTCACTCAACTGGCGATACTGTTCGTCCAGCCTTACAAATCATTAAAACAAAACCAGGAGTATCTCGTACAAGTGGTGCTTTCATTATGCTACGTGGACGCGATAACGAAAAATATTTATTCTCAGATTGCGCAATCAATGTAAATCCAAATGCACAAGAATTAGCTGAAATCGCTGTTGAAAGTGCAAAAACAGCAGCATTATTCGATATTGAGCCTAAAGTAGCAATGTTAAGTTTCTCTACAAAAGGATCAGCAAATGCTCCAGAAGCTAAAAAAGTTGAAGAAGCGACTAAAATCGCTCAAGAAATGGCTCCAGAGCTTTCAATTGATGGAGAGTTACAATTTGATGCAGCGTATGTTGCTTCAGTTGGACAACAAAAAGCACCAGGTTCTGAAGTTGCTGGACATGCAACTGTCTTTGTTTTCCCAGAATTACAATCAGGTAACATTGGCTACAAAATTGCTCAACGTTTTGGTAACTTTGAAGCAATTGGTCCAATCCTACAAGGTTTAAATAAACCTGTTTCTGATTTATCTCGTGGATGTAATGAAGAAGATGTATACAAATTATCAATCATTACAGCAGCACAAAGCCTAATGAACTAA
- a CDS encoding Cof-type HAD-IIB family hydrolase → MIELIASDMDGTLLNEKMVISETNAQAIAEAERRGIKFMVSTGRGYTEAHPLLTAVGISCPMITLNGAQVYDENGKIVENIGIEKDTIRIILKTLKEHNIYAEVVTSKGIYSDNKVKRIESVASLLVNLNPETTYKMGVVLAAARLELMNINYIDDYQELVDDHSIEVLKLIAFSDDGQNTLGPIKVELEKLGSLAITSSFINNIEINHKDAQKGIALKRVAKRLGISMDNVMSIGDNFNDVSMLQVAGVSFAMENAEEEVKGHAKYLTSSNNQNGVAEAIMRSINEDL, encoded by the coding sequence ATGATAGAGCTTATTGCGTCAGATATGGATGGAACGTTGTTAAATGAAAAAATGGTTATTTCCGAAACAAATGCTCAGGCAATTGCTGAAGCAGAACGCCGTGGTATCAAGTTTATGGTATCAACAGGGCGTGGCTATACCGAAGCGCATCCTTTATTAACAGCTGTTGGCATTAGTTGCCCAATGATTACTTTAAACGGTGCCCAAGTCTATGATGAAAACGGGAAGATCGTTGAAAATATCGGTATTGAAAAAGATACAATTCGCATTATTTTGAAAACTTTAAAAGAGCATAATATCTATGCCGAAGTTGTTACTTCTAAAGGCATTTATTCAGACAATAAAGTAAAACGAATTGAGTCAGTGGCTTCATTATTAGTTAATTTGAATCCTGAAACCACGTATAAAATGGGCGTTGTATTAGCAGCCGCTCGTTTAGAGTTAATGAATATTAACTATATCGATGATTACCAAGAATTAGTTGACGATCATTCAATTGAAGTTTTAAAACTAATTGCTTTTAGTGATGATGGTCAAAATACTTTAGGACCCATCAAAGTGGAACTTGAAAAATTGGGTTCTCTAGCCATTACATCTTCATTTATTAATAATATTGAAATCAATCATAAAGATGCCCAAAAAGGAATTGCCTTAAAACGCGTTGCCAAGCGCTTAGGCATATCTATGGATAATGTTATGTCAATTGGAGACAACTTTAATGATGTTTCAATGCTTCAAGTTGCAGGCGTTAGCTTCGCTATGGAAAATGCCGAAGAAGAAGTAAAAGGTCATGCAAAATATTTAACTTCTAGCAATAATCAAAATGGTGTTGCTGAAGCCATTATGCGTTCAATTAACGAAGATTTATAA